The stretch of DNA AAATACACTGATTGAAGAAATTACACCAACTGAAGTATCACATCGCATAAATGAAGGCAAGCTGGATAGCATCATTGACGTTCGTGAACATGATGAAATAGCAGAAGGAGCCATTCCCGGAATACACCATATCCCACTTGGAGAGCTTGAGGATCGACTTAGTGAAATTGATAAAAGCAAAGAACATATCTTAGTTTGTCGATCCAGTGCCAGAAGTGGCAGAGCTGCTGAATTTTTGAAAGGCAAAGGATATAAGGTGAAGAATATGGTAGGTGGAATGTTGGATTGGGAAGGTGATTTAGAAAGAAAATAAAAGATGTTAGGGAGGTGAAGGAGTTGGAAGTAACAGTAAATAAAACGTTAGATGCAAAAGGGCTTGCATGTCCGATGCCAATTGTTAAAACAAAAAAGGAAATGAATACGCTTGAACCTGGTCAAGTCATGGAAATACAAGCGACTGATAAAGGTTCAACCGCCGATATAAAAGCATGGGCTGAAAGTACGGGGAATCAATACCTTGGAACGATTGAAGAGGCAGAGACGTTAAAACATTACCTTCGAAAAGCAAGCCCAGAAGAAGAAAAAACGGAAACCAAACATCCTTATGTTGTGACGCTTGATGAACTTTCTAAAAAAATAGAAGGGGATAAAAAAGTCACCATTTTAGATGTGAGAGAATCTGCAGAATACGCTTTTGGGCATATTCCGGGAGCTGATCATATTCCGTTAGGAGAGCTTGAAGAACGCTTTGAAGAATTAAATAAAAGTGGTGAGATTTATGTCGTGTGTCGAACCGGCAGCAGAAGTGATTTCGCAGCACAAAAGCTTGCTGAAAAAGGATTTAATCATGTGAGAAATGTGGTACCTGGTATGAAAGAATGGACGGGTCCAACAAATAAACTTCATTAAAAAAGGGAGAGAGTATCAATGAAAATGGCAATTATTGCT from Sutcliffiella cohnii encodes:
- a CDS encoding rhodanese-like domain-containing protein, translated to MSTNTLIEEITPTEVSHRINEGKLDSIIDVREHDEIAEGAIPGIHHIPLGELEDRLSEIDKSKEHILVCRSSARSGRAAEFLKGKGYKVKNMVGGMLDWEGDLERK
- a CDS encoding sulfurtransferase TusA family protein produces the protein MEVTVNKTLDAKGLACPMPIVKTKKEMNTLEPGQVMEIQATDKGSTADIKAWAESTGNQYLGTIEEAETLKHYLRKASPEEEKTETKHPYVVTLDELSKKIEGDKKVTILDVRESAEYAFGHIPGADHIPLGELEERFEELNKSGEIYVVCRTGSRSDFAAQKLAEKGFNHVRNVVPGMKEWTGPTNKLH